The Leishmania braziliensis MHOM/BR/75/M2904 complete genome, chromosome 9 DNA window TCATGTCATCGtgtgccttctctctcgccgccCTGCGTGTTCGCTTATACCTTCTCCATTTCTCAAAACTCAGCGAATGAATgaatgagagagagcgcgGTTGCAGCTGTAGGAGAGGGgtaggcgtgtgcgcgggCCAAGGGGGATGAAAAAGCACCATGTGTGACttaaagagagagagagagaagaggaaagaacaGCGCAAGCAAGACTCAAATGCAAAGCTGAGAATGGGGCTGAAGACGCACGTCCAGATCACAGCGCACGAGAAGCACGGACGGTGAAGAGAGACAACTAACCGgcgagcgaggggaggggggtagggggatggcacacacacacacacgcacggatACATAGAGGTGCATCCGTGACGGGATGCCATGAAGACCATCAAAGACTCAGACGCCCTCAGGCATCTGCTCCaccttttttcctctccgtGATCATCAGCGGGCACACCAACACCCACACGGGTGCTAAAAggagacagcagcgcgagcagtTCCACTGAGCGCGCACAGGCGTGCACGGGCGCAGACGAAATAAACGCCCCGAGAGAAGAGTACAGCGGGGAGTATACGAAAGCTAACCGCGCGTGGTGGAATAGGggatggggtgggggtgaaggagggagagagggggtagGAAGAAGTCcaacacacatgcacagtAGCGCACCGAAGATGTGGGTGTACTCAgtcctttccttttccgtCCGGGACTGCCTggccttcccctcccttgACCttcacgtgtgtgtatgtgtgtgtgtcgcagTCAGTGCCGCGGCCATCTCACTTCTCCCTGGAGATGCACCCGTACGAGTGTTGCGCACTGTCATCGGCAGCAGTGATCCGCACCTCTGTAGGGGAAGTCGCCGCGCCAGCTGGTGGCACGTGGGGCACCAAAGGTGTAGagcaggtggcgctgcgaCCATTcctctcgtcctcgtcttcctcggaGGACTGCACGCGCGTGTAGCGGCCTCTGAAAGGGTTGATCATTCCCCTCTCTACAGCACCGATGACGCGAATCGTGCTGCGCCGTGGTCGCTCCACACtactccagcagcagctgctgcctgACGGAGCCATAGCTGACTCGACGGAGCAGTCCCCAGTGGTCGCGGGGGCGCACGCTGCCTGGCCGGTTGCACAAATGTCCTCCACCCGCGCCTCCCATGTAGTGGTGGCCACAATGCCATCGCCGGTGATGGGGTACATCTCCGTTGGCGACGACGGGGACTCTCTGCCGTCACTGCCGTTGTCCTTTTCCTCTGTCCCTGAGGCGCTGAGCAGCTGCTTTACGTAGTACAGCGGCAGGtcgaagcagcgctggagggcgctgcggcacacgGGGCACTCTCGTAGGCGCTTGGCGCagaagcgacagcagcacacatgcCCGCACGGCGTCAGCGCCACGTCGATGTGGCGGGAACAGCAAATGACGCACCCCACCGCGTCGTCAATGTCCTTTACCTCTGTCTCTGCCAGTTCCTTCTTGAACTCACGCGCttcagcgcggcgcagcaggaggtgctTGCGGTAGTTCTCAAtcacgcggcggcgctcgaGCACCCACGCGAGGTGGCGGCCCACGCCGGACATGATAATACTACCCAGAAGCACGAGCACACTCAGGCTGAAGCAGCCAATGATGGCGCTACTCTTCGGCATTTCGTAGCCGACAATGTCGTCGGTGCAGTTGCCACACGAGGTGGtgccggcgcagcaccgaatggccgaggaggcgacgCAGCACACGGGCTTCGTCTGCGGGCACGCCACGGACACCATGATCTCGTATGAGCAGAGGTGCGGGGTGCGGTAGGCAACGTAGGTCTGTCGCTCAAGACGAGCATCAGCGTTTTGaacagcaccgctgcagccgaGGACGACAAAGAGCGTCatgaggaagagggtggcGCGTTCCCCCACACTGGCGGAGGCAGCactgctgtgctgcgccacacGTGACATGTTGGGTGCGGCGTTGTAGCGAAAGTCGgcgggagaaaaaaaggggggagcgagatggcgctgctgatgagGGCGTGAGAGCCGCGGCGGGTTGTACGTGCTTGCGCAGCAGAcaccggcagctgcagcaacagGATGGAACTCGCAGGGTGAAGgtcgcgcgcgcacgcgcacacaccacaGTGGGGCGAAGGAACgccagagaagaagaaaggcaagTAGGGGAGAGCAGGCGGCGAATCGACCCGCTCCGCCACTCCCTGTGCTCAGCGAGCGATGTCCACGCGTCTTCGCCTTTCTTGTTTGTTTCTGCAACGACAAGTAGgggcaggagagaggtgggggaggggggagttTGCCGCAGCGACTGCACGGGTTGAAGGGGGtggagcagagagagagagagagggaaagagaggagggatcgcggcagctgcaactACGCTGACAGGGACTGCTCGATGTactacagagagagagagagagagacggaagagggaaaagcggCGAGTGGGGGGGTATTGGTGTCGGGTGTaggtgggtgtgtatgtgagaaggtggtggtggtggtgggaaaggggagaTGAGGGGGTCGATGGCGTCATgcagcgaaggagagagagagacacacacacagtgtaGGTGAGCAGGAGTAGTTCGTTGTGCTCAGTGataccccctccctttcccccttcacaaagagagacaaacacCGTCGGAGTACTACGACGTTGATGGAAGGATGGGGTGGCACAAtcgccgcctcttcctcttcttccttgcGAGGGATATGAAGGCACGCGTGTCTTGTTCgtgtctcgctctcgctctctcgccaGGGAGAGCGCATTACAGCAACGCGTCAGGTTACATAGGCGTGGGCACGATGTGGGCAACGAACGAGCGTCTCTGGtgcatcacacacacacacacacacaccattCCTTCGCAGTGACCATCACTGTGGCGCCACCTGCCGCGTCTGCGATTTGATTTaggctttcttttccctctccttccttttGTTTCGCCCTGGTGTGGTCTCCCCTACCGTTGCTGCAATGCACGCCTGCATGGggcgacacgcacgcacacgtgcacacacgcgtgcctGGGAATCTCCGTGCACGCACCTCTGAGAGTGGCGTTTGTACGTTAAGCGGTGGGCATGTTATGATCAGCGGTgtaggaggaggggggatgaATGGgcaaggaaaagagcggTGGGGGTCAGTGAACGAAGACCGCGCCCGAGGACCCCTCACCCAGAAGCATTCAATACCAGCCACCGGAGGGCCTGATACCGCCTTCAAGAGCTcgtcgccccctcccccctccctccctcgtttcccccctcctcctctttacTCCAGTCTCTACGCAAACATGGCGCTCGTCgagacggcgctgcgctccCGCGTCATTGTCCTCTCCATCTCCGCCTCGATCATAGCCATCGTCACAACTCGCTCTGAcactggcagcagcgccgcggtgcagcagacATTGAAGGCTATCGTGCGGATCAGCTTAGGTGAGATGCTCGTGGTGCTGAGGCGACTGTAGTCGACGTCGCTGGCCGTTGGGACACGCTCTGGGAAGGCCTTTCGCCACAGCTGCTCGCGCAGGGGCCGACTGGGCAGTGCGAAGATCAGTTCCGACTGGAAGAGCATGCACGACGAGTGTGAGTTAATGCTCGTGGTGGAGAAAAGGTgccggccaccaccaccgttgcGGCTCGCGGTTGTGGCGATGACAATGACGGGTCTCGGATAGCGACGTGCATGGTACTGGATGAGCTGAGAGAGCTGCAAGCTTTTCGGGGACTCGTTGAAGAGGACCTGCGCCTCGTCAAAGACGATGATGGCGCCGAGGCGGCGCCCTTCCTCAAAGACGGCATGCACCCGCATCTCTTCCCGGAGAAGGAGTTCCGCTACGTTGCAGAGGCGGATGGTGGCACCACACTCGTAGGCGATGGCCTCCGCGGCCAGCGACTTGCCCGTGCCGCTCACGCCCTGGAAGAGGTACAGCGTCCCGCAGTCATCGTTGGCATCCTCGCTGAAGCCCCAGTCGGTGTACAAGGTGTTGCGGCTTTTGGCGCTGCTTGCGATCCCCTCCAGCTTCTTGGTGAGACTCGACTCCACCACAAGCTCGGCAAGCGTGCGCTTCGGGGTTAGGTAGAACTCGCTCATTCCCTCCGGCAGCTCTGCGGCGAGGAAGAAgccacgcagctgcagtcgaGCGCCTTCGTCGAGGTCGCTCATTGTCAGCTCTGGTGCAGCGCATTTCtcgcgcgccaccgccttgcTCAAGGCGGCCAGGACGGCGTTGCGGATGAGCCCGCCGGAGAGCTCGTAGTTGAGCGCGAGCTTCTCGAGGCACACGTCTGCGTTCACCGCCAGCTGCCTTGGGATGTGCGATTTCCAAATGCGCAGCCGCAGTTGATGGTCTGGCGGGCGAAACTCCATCATGAGCGAGACGCGCCGGTTCATTGCCTCATCGAAGTTCTGCGCGCGGTTGGTGGCGAGGATGATGAGGCCCTCGTACCGCTCAAACTCGGAGAGGAGCGCCGTCACGGTGCCGTTGCTCGTGCGGTCCTCGAAAAGGGACTCGCACTCGTCGAAGAACAAGATGGCATCACTCAGCTTCGCCTCTCggaagagaaagcggagCGCGTCGGACTCCGACTTCGTCGAGGAGCGAAACTGCGATACGCTGACGAGAAGAATCTTCTTGCGCAGGTGGTGCGCCACGGCGTTGGCGAGCATCGTCTTGCCGGTGCCACTCGGGCCATGGAAGAGCATGACGAGGCCACCTTTGCTGGTGCCGAGGCCGTCGCCGAAGCCGCTGCCCTTCTTGCACTGCTCAAACAGGCTGTAGTGCTCAATGGTGGAGAGGACGCGGTCCATCGTGGCGGTGGGCAACATCACGTTGGCCAGCTCTACCTCCGGGAAGTACAACTGCGACCCAGGCACCATCTCCGCGGTTTCGGCGGTGATGCCCATGACATCGTCGACAATTTTTCGATCGATGTCGACAAGGTAGTCCATTAGGTCCGTGTTGAAGCACGAGCGGCCGACTGAGTCGAGTGTGAGCGACAGCACGCCGTTGGACACGAGCGGGGAGGACTGGTAAAAGGCGCGACGCGCCACTACACGCTCCTCCAGCGACTCGCAGAGGACGAAGAGCATGTACCCCACCGTGATGAGCCGCTGCCCGTCCCGCATAACGTAGCGTCCattcaccgccaccagcatGTCATGAGAAATGACGTTCCCGACCATGAACAACATAATTtgcttctccatctccgTCAGCTGAAGCCGCTGGGCGAGCTGTTCGACGCGCGGGGTGAAGGCGCGCGTCGCGAGAGTGGCCTGCAGCCGTGACtcgtgcaccgccgctgcgacgcGGACTTTGCCCTTCAACTCACGTATCGACGCCTCCACCTTGGACTTCGGAGTGTAGgagtcctcctcgtccttcatGTCACCCTCCGCGTAGCGGATGCGAATCATGTTGGCGAGGATGCGAAAGGCGGCGTCCATGTACTCGATGTCGGACTCATAGGGCACTCCGCGCATGGACGAGTCCGTGTGCGCCGTGGTAGATGGTGACGAGGacgtcgccgccactgccgttCCCACGCCGGTGCCAGTGTTGCGATAACGCTGAGCGAGGGGGTTGATGTCGGCAAGGACGAGGCGTGCCTTGCGCGGTGCAgacgtcgctgtcgtcgcctCGCCGACGCCCTCCG harbors:
- a CDS encoding putative AAA family ATPase, yielding MLQRLCEYGALQVPEFDSDSAYLAAKDVLVYLKHYGYLVSAMTLSAAILRNVELVGLDFRQHCVPCMNAITQLVDYLINAQLRKMQLPPRVVRLSERLRLSAKAARTLEYLLVCHCGRYAPGNIADPLRPASIAYHNELTPQELLSILSESGVLWKQGLIFSDIKMRTTFMECKYALPMETIAALSGDRLSEEQLIKLERTALLEVLSEEQHAKTTNTAAASPTPRTEKHVGGRSSVSPSPKRDDEEGDVIDEEDDNTDAESAITPDEEALENVVDKIDPSVLTSKDQDTLHEAVSHHLRNALSSSTATPFDGCTTVAAAAKNAAVAETEEAVKDGERSKEELVIVTPSTTPTALPASSVAEITQPPEGVGEATTATSAPRKARLVLADINPLAQRYRNTGTGVGTAVAATSSSPSTTAHTDSSMRGVPYESDIEYMDAAFRILANMIRIRYAEGDMKDEEDSYTPKSKVEASIRELKGKVRVAAAVHESRLQATLATRAFTPRVEQLAQRLQLTEMEKQIMLFMVGNVISHDMLVAVNGRYVMRDGQRLITVGYMLFVLCESLEERVVARRAFYQSSPLVSNGVLSLTLDSVGRSCFNTDLMDYLVDIDRKIVDDVMGITAETAEMVPGSQLYFPEVELANVMLPTATMDRVLSTIEHYSLFEQCKKGSGFGDGLGTSKGGLVMLFHGPSGTGKTMLANAVAHHLRKKILLVSVSQFRSSTKSESDALRFLFREAKLSDAILFFDECESLFEDRTSNGTVTALLSEFERYEGLIILATNRAQNFDEAMNRRVSLMMEFRPPDHQLRLRIWKSHIPRQLAVNADVCLEKLALNYELSGGLIRNAVLAALSKAVAREKCAAPELTMSDLDEGARLQLRGFFLAAELPEGMSEFYLTPKRTLAELVVESSLTKKLEGIASSAKSRNTLYTDWGFSEDANDDCGTLYLFQGVSGTGKSLAAEAIAYECGATIRLCNVAELLLREEMRVHAVFEEGRRLGAIIVFDEAQVLFNESPKSLQLSQLIQYHARRYPRPVIVIATTASRNGGGGRHLFSTTSINSHSSCMLFQSELIFALPSRPLREQLWRKAFPERVPTASDVDYSRLSTTSISPKLIRTIAFNVCCTAALLPVSERVVTMAMIEAEMERTMTRERSAVSTSAMFA